The sequence below is a genomic window from Scophthalmus maximus strain ysfricsl-2021 chromosome 19, ASM2237912v1, whole genome shotgun sequence.
CCTGTTTCTTGATGTTGTTGTCGTGTTAAAGCTCTGCCTATCTCTTCCTTTCTCCACCCAATGTCCCGTAACCTTgtggagaagggagggggggaaaaaaggtcaaaggatCTTCGACACCATCACGTACCATCATGATTGGGTTTTGAAAGCTGCCGGGTTGTCAGTTTGCATTTGTCTTTATCTTTTCCTGTCTGTTGCCCCACGAACTCCCCCGAGACGACCTTTGCATCATGATGGGATGCGCAAACTCTCCAGGGACACAAATGAGCAATGACATATTTATGGACTTGCAGCAATTAGGAGGGGGATAGAGAAAACCATCACTCATAAGAAAAATACACCAACAACGTCCAAACAACTTTTGCTTAGGCTACAAGTTTATGTTGTTCTATTTCCTGTCAGAGACCCCGCCGGACCCCACGCCTGCGACACTGGTTCCCACCAGTCCTCTGCCAACAGATGTAAGAAGTGTTGTTCTAAAAGGTAACTCTCTTCTAGCATCCGGCCATCAAGTAAACACTATGTTGTCAGCATCTTGTGACCTTTTCACCCCCAGCTTCATTTTGAGGGTCTTTTTGGGCCATATGATCACACTTCTCAGAATGAACAGATGATTGATCCGATTTTTTGCCTTGTGTCTCGCTGTTTGAAACGCCCCTTCTACAAACTCTGCCCACAGGCGAGAGTCACACCGAGAGAGTTGAGCTGTTGAGTCCCGTCGATCTAGCCCTCGAATGCACCTGGACCGGCGGTCTGAGCAAACCGCCGAACATAACTGGTTTCTGGAGAAAAGATGGGGACGAGATCGAGAACGGACGCCTCGCAGTGCAGTTGGTGGATGAGATGTATCATCTCAAACATGTGTAAGCGCTTCATGGTTTCATTATTTCATCCATTCGTGGTGTGTTTACAGGTACAGCATGAGCCCCAATCCACGGTGTGCCGTGTTGTCTGATGATTCAattgcatatatgtgtgtacaccctgatttacataaacacatattcatatatatgaaatgttatttcaggTCCTCACTTTGCCGTGCAGCTTGAGGAATTCAATCTTCACTtctatgttttaaaaaagttggGTTAGTGTTAGATTTGACTTTAAAATCTCTTCAGAttaaataaaacttaatttacGTTGATTGTGTATATTTAGTAGGATgtagtgtatatgtatatagttTACTAAAAGATAATCTGAACACATTTACTTGTGCATCGTGCACTTCAAACAGACGGATGATCCGTATGAAACATTAATCCTTCCGGCTTTCTGTTTTTGCATCACAGGTTCAGGATCGTCAGTGAAGAAAACCTTGGAAGTTACTCGTGCGCGTTCGGAAATGAAGCAAGGgtagattttattttgacaggtACAAATCCtttcatattgtgtgtgtgtgtgtgggggggggggggggggttagactCGTCTTGGATTGACTCGTGTACACTAATTGCACCAGGAATAACTTCCACAGTACTCCAgtttaaaagataaaacaacattaatccTTATCCAACACATAACACCGTGTGGCTCGTCGGTCTTTGAGCCTCAactgaaataagaaataaaataaactgaaataagtAAGATGCTTAACTACTGAAGGAGAaacttaaatattgctgcctttTACAAACATTGTTCTTAAACTAACCTGAAGTATTAGGTTACAAAAACTGCACTTATTTAAACTATGTGGAAGTGTAACTTGGCTCCCGCTATATGTTTTATACTTATGAATACACCTGCATCACGTTTCACGTACAGGATTGAGAAGGATGGAGCAGATGGAGCATCTTTTGATTTTCCTCATCGTCATCTTTCACTGGTTTTCTCCATCAGCTCCACAGATCGGCGAGGTGCGAGATAAGCCAATGGTCAGCTATGTGGGGGATTCAGTGGTGGTCGCGTGTAAAATGGGGGAGACCAAACCCAAGCCCGTCTCCTGGAACTGGTACAAAGCAAACGggacagacagagtgagtgagCCGTTGGCTGACAGTCTTTGATGCTGTCTCACTGACTTTAAGTGGGGTTAACGTGTTTTCTTCATCATTACCCTGAGACGATGCTCACTGTCTGTGACGGCAACCAtctaatgaataaaaaaaaaaaaaatggcactgAAAAGCACACATGAGCTGACCCACTGGGATCGAAAGGATGGAAAGTAATAAGCACGCGGGACGCTTTTGTCCTACAGGAGCAGATTTCCGTTGCTGCAGAGCCTCGACGGTATGAGTTCAAAAACAAAGAGGCGGCGGCCAAGCTGGTGGTGCACAACCTGACGGAGGCTGACTCTGGCCTGTACTACTGCGAGGCGGTGTACGCCATCGGCACCACGACGAGCCACGTGGAGCTGAGGGTCAGTTGTGGAAAGTTACTCTTAACCTATGATTAAGGGTTGTACCTCAGATTTATCTTATGACCCTTCAGAGGGGCCCGACGCCGAGGTCGGAAACCACAGGACTACACCACCTTAATTATATATAAAGTAGTCAAAAGGATATTTACCTCAACCAGCaataaaatgctgcttacacaTTGATGCCTCTCTTGTAatggagtttttctttttttaacattgctgTACTTGGACCGTTGCTGAAGGTCATCACCCTTTGGGAGCCTCTGAAGCCCTTCGTCGCCATCCTGGTCGAAGTGATTATCCTGGTCGCTGCCATTCTGCTCTTCGAGAGGAGTCAGTCCAAGAAAAAGTGCAAAGGAGGTAATGAATCCCGACAACACACACGGATGCACTTGTTTATGTCAGCATGTACCCtgtatgtttcattttaatttgaaatggtCTGCCTTGTTCTCAGGAAACGGGGCAAATGaggaccaaacaaacacactgtgagtATTATGTGACTGGTGCTAATTCTTCTGTGCCACTTTCTGATAAGATACCATTTCTAAAGCTTTATTTGCTGTTATGAATGGAGTAATAAattgttcattattattatagagTAGTTATGAACCATTAATAAGATCTCTCTCACTCTTACatcaacattttactttttgacTGTTTTACTCTAATTTTGCAGCTGTAAATGTTAATAAGCAGTTAATAAATAGGTTTTGGTCCAGCTGTCTTGAAGAAGTTTTCCAGTAGATAAGCCGTCACTGATGAGGTCTCCCTAATGCATTGATTGAAGAGCCAAAGAGAAAGATAATGCAGTGATGTAGGAGAATATTCCCCAATCTTTTTGAGTGTATTGATTATTAATGATcaattaaaacatgaattacAGCTTATAAACTGGATAGAAATGGTGCCTCATTAGAGAGCCACTGctctatttttgtttgttgcatatatttgtgatttttcatGACGTAATGCTTGTTGCCTTCATCAGGACTCAGGGAGAAAATAGCACAGCAGAGGAAAGTTCTTCAGCGAGACACCGTAAAGTATGAAGACTCTAAGGGCTGCAGTTGAGCAGATGctgcttctgttttattttgttcattttcagatgTGAATGTTAGAGCTTTAAAGCAATATCAAAGAACTGTTTTgtgaaaaatctaaatattttcaCCAAGCAAAAATGCAATAAGCCTCACTCTATAATAATACTTTTAATTCATAGTTacttttttgtcaaactttctTTCCCTGGcagatgtgatttttgttttcttatccACGGCGGCGTTGTGATGGTTGAAAGAGTTTTTAAGCGTTGAACCTGCTGAACAGAAAGTGAgttccttcacttcctgtggccAAACCGAGATCAATGTCTGTGACTTCACACCTCACTCTGTCAGAGTGAAAATGCATTGGAAGTGCAACCTCAAGTCTAACTTTACATCTGTTACTAACGCAATGTGGTTTCTGAGCTGTGCCTTAAACTCTGAGAAAGAAATGCATATATCTTTCAACTGCTTTGTATTACTTCAATAACATGTATAGCAAGATAAATTGCCATATATGCAGATGTGTCAGTGTATTGTTTTCCTGTTAATAAAGCAGAAGATGGTCTAAGAGAAGATAATAACCTGAATGTCTCACTGAActgttgtgtgcgtgtcacaGCTCAGTAGTGAGCAACTgtgccacattttaaaaacttaaaaaaagacttgaaacatAATAATTGAACTTAAGTTCAGTTGACTCGTTTCTGGAGCAGCAggtaaatgaaaaaatgatttaaagtaAGCAGCAGATTTTGACAAGTAGTGTTGAATATCATATTTGATACCTAAAAAAACAACCGTCAAACATGAAACTAAATTAACAACGAAATAGTAATGCaatgaataaaatgttcaaatgtttgtaGTATGTAGCGATAAACACAGAAAACTTAGATTGTAAagcatgattttaattttgcatAAATAGTCTGCACAGTAATGATAATCTGGGATGGTGTGTTTAGTATATGTCTGAACTTTGTTCAGTTTTCAAACTCATAAACCTGTTAGACACAGATTAACTgagttttctgcttttttcttcttcaaataattacattttatacagTCTGACAAAACTTGCACACGTCTGCCGTGTTTCTCTTGAGTTCGTGTGCCTTGGCGAACAAAAGACATTTTCCCACCGGCAGACGGAGGCAAACAACCacaagagaagagagacacCTGAACAAGTCTACGGTCGGTTCATGAGGAAATGGACCAGAAGTTTGAGGACGCCGTCATCCAGGCCCACCACCTCTCCGTCCCGCACGCTCTCGTACAGCCGCAGGCTCTCGGTGCCCCACAACAGGTTTTTCCTGGGGTTGTTGCTGTCCGTCTCCACAGAGAGGGCCACGGTGTTGAGCTGGtagcagaagaaggagaagaagtggCCGTCGGTGACCACGGCCTGGGACACGAAAGGCCTGGTGACGTCCTCGTGGTTCCAGAAACctacagaggagagaaggaagttTGACCACCAGCTGTTTCTTGTCTCTTAagtaaagtatatatatattttttttttttcttcaggttttGCTGAATTCACATATAAACAACTTTATAAGTAAAAATATGACAAGCTAGAAATATAATTATGACCTTTGTAAATAAAATTCAAGACTTTTTAATTGGGCCGtgcaaaaatattgataaagCTTCTCACACTAAATCACTGTCGCTTTTGAATTAAGTAGTTTTGGTGCAAATTTTCCAAGTTATCAATATGATGTAATATACATATTAGACTATCAAGTAAGACCATTTAaaattttcagtgaaaaatatatacaagtaTTGAGATATATCACTACATGTATCGTATTGATTGATATTATGATCAATTATCTTTAtttgacacaaaaggaaatCACATCAAGAACAAATGCATATTTGATTGTCTTATAATTCTAGAAtcaccaaacacaaaaaaaataaactgtaaaatcaTTTGTGTTATGATCAGGGATACACCTGATGTGTATTTGCTGTGTTTACAACTCACCCTGGTACATGGCCTGAGCTCCTGTCCAGGCGAAGAGGCTGGCGAGTCCGTTGGCTCTGAGGAAGACCTCCACCTGGTCAGACTGCTTCAGCCGAGACATCCGGTCTCTGTGGTATCGGTCCGGGACCAGGTGGAACTGAGTGTGACCGTAACATGCTGGGTCTGGTAGCTTGGCACCTGTTTACGAGACGAGGGTGGTGAATTCAATATAAACCGATCTCATCTGAACTCTGTCTGACTGAACAGACACTGAGAGTTGCATGATGGTGCCCCCTAGTGACAGCGAGAGgtaacaaaataatgaaaacaggaaCATATCGGTTCCTCCTATAGTTTCTGGAGCTTTTAGTCTCCTTCAAGTGGTAAGGAGACACGATCATGACGACGAATTCTAAGGGCGCCATTTTTGGCTTTTAGGAAATATCAGTCCAAAGTAATGAACTTTAAGGACACATTAGCCTCGATGATTTTGAGGAAATAAGGCCCGGGATGGTCTGCACATTGAAGCTCATAAAAATATGcacaatccacacacacacacaaaaagcataAATTGATGTTGTTTAGACTACTCCAAAATCACATCACCAAGATGGAGGTAAGGCACGGTGGATGTGACTGGTCCCCGGTGGCTGTGTTACCTGTGAAGATGTTGTTGTCATACTGTCGTCTGAATAGAGGCATCAGGTTGGGAGCAAATTTGACTTCTGGAACATGGGCTGCATAGGAGGCCTCCAGCGGAGCGAActaagagacagaaaatgatcagtgactttatatcatctttcagtgtctgtctgtttaaatGGTCTGTGTTTGTCATGTATGAAAACCCCATTGTAAACCCAACAAAggaattaaatatataaaacattgcCCACCACCCGCCCACAATCCCATCACGGACAATTCTCTCataatttaaaaagtgaaatccCATTCGAAATTCTGATGTGTTGCTCctttaaaactaaaagaaacATAAACTCCATGGTGTGAAAATGATTAGTACCTGTGGCAGCTGCTCCGTGATCCTAATCTGACAGTGGGGACGGTCATCGATCTGGAACCTGGTTGGCTCTTGCCGGCCTTTCCGGTGCCCCTTTGGGATGATTCTCTCTCCTCGCCTCCAGTAGAAGTTCACTTGGGAATTAAtatctggaaaagaaaatgaaagaccATATTATATATCACTCTGAAAATGGGCAATTCTGCATTAACTTCTGGTACTTTATATTTATGCTAGAGCTGTAGCCAATGGTTATTCTCTTTATAAACAGATCTGCCGGTTGCCTTGACAATGAATTGTCAGTGGACAGTGACTCAGACTCCAAGGTAATGTCttcaaaatgtcttgtttggTCTCGTCAACAGATGAAagccaaaaaaatattcagattgtTTGAGAAGCCGGAATTAGCaaagatttaacatttaaatattcaaaaaagtATAATAATGTATTGAATAATCCGGTCAAGCGTCTTTTAACTGTCATAATGCACGTACAATTAAACTTTTACTTTGCTAGTCCCTCGTTGACAtaatttaatattcaaaaaattAAACCAGCACGAAATAATATGTATACATGTTCACTtacaaatatacatacacatatgtaaatatattaacatgtgtgtatttacatatatatatatatatatgtatgtgtgtaaacAATGTTGGTGTGCAAGAATTGACGATGGCAGCtctagaaaagaaaaggcttgaCTGATTCATATATAGATTAATTTAAGTTTCATCAGTTATTACAAGCTGCAACGTCCCAATAACACATCACACAGCCTATTATGATCCATGCTGTACCCAGactggagagcagcagcagcgggttGTGTTTGGCCAGACTGTGGGTGAGTCCGGCCACCAGGTTCCGCAGGAAAGGTCCGACCATCATCTCCTGCTCTCGGTACAGGAACGGTTTGCGTTTCTTCGTGTGCCAGTGCTCCTGTAAAATGACCTGGGTGACCAAGGAACGGATGTCCGCGAACGCCTCATCGTCAATGCCCGGCACCGAGGTTCGAGCTGCGGCCCCcggctgctgcggcggcggcggcggcgagcccTCCGCCGCGgcgctgctcctctcctccggctCCTGCGTGTATTTGTCGGGCAGACCCGGGATGTACGCGGTCTTGGTGAAGTGCTGGTACCACCTGTCTGCGTCCCGGGCGAACGTCTGAGGGTAAACCACGAACTTCATCCGCTGGATGCGAGTGACGAGGGAGAGCTTCTCCTCCACCGGGGAGGCGCATATCAGCTTCACACGCTCCTCATTCTGGCGCAGCCGGGCCGATCTGCTTTTGGCCGTGAGCGAGGCGACGACGGGGGGGTACGCGGGCTCCTTGGCCGCAGCCTCGGTGTGGACGAGCGCCTGGTGTCTGAGCGGAGGAAGCTTCTTGGGGAACAGCAAGGGCAGCCGTGCGCGGGCCGCCAtgtttcagcttcttcttcttcttcttctgcctctgtTTCGTTGACACATGGAGGAGCAGTCTTTTGAATTAGCGCCCTCTACTGGAAGAAAAGTCAAAGATATGCGGTGAAAGCCACAAAGTATTTTACTTCTCCGCTGTATGGATACCGAGTAACGGCAAACAAATTATACTACTTTATAATCACTTTATTAAAGCCATAATATAGATTTACTTAAGCCTATATATACACCAGTGCTGGACTGGTAATCTAAGAGTAACGGGAAGTAACTACAGAAACTAACAACATGATAGGATAATTCCTTGCATCGTAGTTGCTAAAAGTAACTTAAGTAACGAAAGGTAACTAAAGTATCGAAAAGTAAGCACCAGTCCATTCCTGATATACGCCTAACATTAGCACCGCTGTTAGCGTCGGTGACCGTTGATGCTCTTGAACGACCCTTGGAGctaaaaaatagaaagaaaagaagctacCTTTGGAGACACTCAAAAGTGTCGTAATTTTGAGGGTTTAAATATTATCACGGCAACAGTAACGAAAATGTGCAACAATCAGTTGCACCGTAGTCACGACTGACAACATGATAGGATGATTAGTTTAAACTTAACTACATAAATccatttctcattattttttttaatagaactGTGCCATTTCTCAAGTTTCAATTCTTGACTCGCCGTGTAAAGCATGCCGGTGGGTTCGTGAAGGCAACAGAAGAGCGGTTGGGTGCAGAGTTTTGTGAACAAGACATTTTGTTCCATCTGTATAGTTGTGTgtcatatatacatttatattcattcaCATGAGAAAACTACAATAGCTATGTATTTTCGTCAGCTTTTGCGGACAAGGTTCGTCGGGACCGGAACCGTTCACCTCAACCGTTTGCAGCGTGTTCGTGGAGTCGAGGTATCCGCTGCAAAAACAACTACACTCGTTCTCGTTCTCATAAAcgtgttgttttcttcagctGCCGCAGAGCGTTTGGACAACACCCGTCCCCCCGGCTCTGGTGGCGGCTCTGGTGGCGGCTGCGGGACACCCGCAGTGCCCCGCCGCCAAGAGGTTCGGGTCATTGTGGCCTCGTTTGCAGGTTGTTTTTGatgtgttagcatgctagcagcagcagaagctaCAAGCTAGCAGCAGAAGCTACTAGCTAGCAGATGAAGAGAAGCTAGCAGCAGAAGCTACTAGCTAGCAGCAGAAGCTAAGCTAGCAGCAGAAGCTACTAGCTAGCAGCAGAAGCTAAGCTAGCAGCAGCTGTACTTACTTGTGTCTCTCTGACCCCCAGAGGCCACTGTGCACCAAGAGCGACGAGGTGAGGCTGGCGGTGGAGGCCAGCAGGAAGTACGGCTCCCCAGCCCCAACCATCTTCTCCAGGGTGATTGACAAAAGCCTCCCTGCGGATATCATCTACGAAGACGAGAAGGTAAACGTCACACAGCATATctaggaaaacaaaacaacacacgcGTTTGTCAACGGTTATCTCTGTCGGCCTCTTCCACGTGGATCTGGGAGATGAAGTACTTGTTGATGAAGTTATGAAATACACAGATGTGTACTTAGACACCTCAGGACAAATAACAACTGCAGCACACCGACATTAAAATGGGAATTTGGTGAAATATTAATCTGCCTGTACTTCTCATTTCATGAACTGAGCTGATGTGTACGACATTGTAATTGACTCGTTGATTAAAACTTGTAAGGCGGGTGAAGAATTGTCATTAGGGATTGTTAGCTGACTGACGTTTACAGACTGACATTGTCATAACAATCCTCGAAGCAATAGACACTGATTAATGTCTACAAAGATATCAAATTGATTCCAACTTGAAAGGTCCAATTTCTCAAATATCATTGGAAGATCTGGAAGTCCATAAAAACTTGGAGATAAAACTACATGTTGATACAGGAACAACAAAACATCCATGTGGCACCCGTGTGCAGCCCCAATACACAAACAGGGTCCACATCAGATTCCTCCGAGGGAAACTTTACCAGCAAAGTCATTACAAAAGTCAGTGGCTGAAGTCTGGAGAGTAACATGTGGTTTAGACAGAGTTGTTTTGGAAACAAGAGCTGTGGACAGATTAAGTTAGAACCGCACACCACAATGActgtggcaaaacaaaaaaaaatttgcataCAACTGTaacatataatatatgtatttttttgtgtgttcatcagtGTTTGGCATTCAGGGATATCACCCCTCAGGCCCCAGTTCATTTCCTGGTCATTCCAAGGATCCCTATTCCCAGAATAAGCGAGGCCAAAGATGATGATGCAGAGGTAAGTTAGTCTATCAATTTCTGTCCATTTCTATAGACCCGATGATAATTCTGTTCCGGGGTTCTGGCTACAGCCCAATCCTAGTGCGCTGTGCTTGTTGTACATTTTCATTCCAAGTCAATGGAACACTAACTCTAACACCAACTTCCAGCTCTTAGGACATTTGTTGGTTGTCGCCAAAAATGTGGCCAAGAAAGAATCTCTACACGAAGGATACAGAGTGGGTGAGTAATTCATGTTAGATCACAGTAACAGGCCTGCGATCATTTATGTGAAgatacagactttttttttacttacacaTTGAATTCTGGATATGTTTCTGCCCCCCCGCAGTGATCAACGATGGAAAGCACGGTGCTCAGTCCGTTTACCACCTTCACATCCACGTCCTGGGAGGAAGACAGATGACGTGGCCCCCAGGATAATGGTGTCACCATGTCTATGCTAATGTGTCCGTCAGCTAAGCTACTTTCACTTGTGGAACCCCATGAGCGTCA
It includes:
- the emb gene encoding embigin, which codes for MAGAHSGIQGTVHSAVLRKFVLMLLLHWPDVNNGWRQPNTTQAASLVQLRGGEGRGGGGGEWLDDAVDRDRDRQRERDGERGARRDGRGNIIMSASWKQLPFQIFLLLVSCCRHTNTKTPPDPTPATLVPTSPLPTDVRSVVLKGESHTERVELLSPVDLALECTWTGGLSKPPNITGFWRKDGDEIENGRLAVQLVDEMYHLKHVFRIVSEENLGSYSCAFGNEARVDFILTAPQIGEVRDKPMVSYVGDSVVVACKMGETKPKPVSWNWYKANGTDREQISVAAEPRRYEFKNKEAAAKLVVHNLTEADSGLYYCEAVYAIGTTTSHVELRVITLWEPLKPFVAILVEVIILVAAILLFERSQSKKKCKGGNGANEDQTNTLTQGENSTAEESSSARHRKV
- the mrps30 gene encoding 39S ribosomal protein S30, mitochondrial; this translates as MAARARLPLLFPKKLPPLRHQALVHTEAAAKEPAYPPVVASLTAKSRSARLRQNEERVKLICASPVEEKLSLVTRIQRMKFVVYPQTFARDADRWYQHFTKTAYIPGLPDKYTQEPEERSSAAAEGSPPPPPQQPGAAARTSVPGIDDEAFADIRSLVTQVILQEHWHTKKRKPFLYREQEMMVGPFLRNLVAGLTHSLAKHNPLLLLSSLDINSQVNFYWRRGERIIPKGHRKGRQEPTRFQIDDRPHCQIRITEQLPQFAPLEASYAAHVPEVKFAPNLMPLFRRQYDNNIFTGAKLPDPACYGHTQFHLVPDRYHRDRMSRLKQSDQVEVFLRANGLASLFAWTGAQAMYQGFWNHEDVTRPFVSQAVVTDGHFFSFFCYQLNTVALSVETDSNNPRKNLLWGTESLRLYESVRDGEVVGLDDGVLKLLVHFLMNRP
- the hint2 gene encoding histidine triad nucleotide-binding protein 2, mitochondrial — its product is MYFRQLLRTRFVGTGTVHLNRLQRVRGVERPLCTKSDEVRLAVEASRKYGSPAPTIFSRVIDKSLPADIIYEDEKCLAFRDITPQAPVHFLVIPRIPIPRISEAKDDDAELLGHLLVVAKNVAKKESLHEGYRVVINDGKHGAQSVYHLHIHVLGGRQMTWPPG